In one window of Azoarcus olearius DNA:
- a CDS encoding GspH/FimT family pseudopilin, with product MRPKSYHSGIAARTGGRGFTLVEMIVVLALIGILAGIAVPAFDSIIARTRLSTAANDVLLGLNVARSEAVRRNATVYFCLADAGGRWSVHQVAGDEIREGALPPSITADTNNLDTGLLADFACVRYRPDGLAYGAGSVLMTNGEITLTLGTSSRVVNVRTGGTYVG from the coding sequence ATGCGCCCAAAGTCTTATCACTCAGGTATTGCGGCGAGAACCGGGGGCCGCGGGTTCACGCTGGTCGAGATGATCGTCGTGCTCGCACTGATCGGCATCCTGGCGGGCATCGCGGTGCCGGCCTTCGATTCCATCATTGCCCGCACCCGGCTCTCCACCGCGGCCAACGACGTCCTGCTCGGCCTCAACGTCGCCCGCAGCGAGGCGGTGCGCCGCAATGCCACGGTGTACTTCTGCCTCGCCGATGCCGGCGGACGCTGGAGCGTCCATCAGGTCGCCGGAGACGAGATCCGCGAAGGCGCGCTCCCGCCCTCCATTACGGCCGACACCAACAATCTCGATACCGGACTGCTCGCGGACTTCGCCTGCGTGCGGTATCGCCCCGACGGCCTCGCATACGGCGCCGGCAGCGTGCTGATGACCAACGGCGAAATCACCCTCACCCTCGGCACCAGCAGCCGGGTGGTCAATGTCCGGACCGGAGGCACTTATGTCGGCTAG
- the pilV gene encoding type IV pilus modification protein PilV, which translates to MSARVSRLPRRVRDREGGFSLLEVLIGIVVFSIGLLGMASLQMNALKNNQSSAYRMQAVVLSYFMFDAMRANRADVENGNYNLAKTCNIPAPGSTLVSNDQRYWLGRLKESLGDADTTCGEIDCDGMNCTVRVYWDDSRAAGGSDAQVFETSSRL; encoded by the coding sequence ATGTCGGCTAGGGTTTCGCGTCTTCCCCGCCGTGTGCGCGACCGCGAAGGCGGTTTCAGCCTGCTCGAGGTGCTGATCGGCATCGTCGTGTTCTCGATCGGGCTGCTCGGCATGGCCTCGCTGCAGATGAACGCGCTGAAGAACAACCAGAGCAGTGCCTACCGCATGCAGGCGGTCGTGCTCAGCTACTTCATGTTCGACGCCATGCGCGCCAACCGTGCCGACGTCGAAAACGGCAACTACAACCTTGCCAAGACCTGCAACATCCCGGCGCCCGGCTCCACGCTCGTCTCCAACGACCAGCGTTACTGGCTCGGACGCCTCAAGGAGTCGCTCGGCGACGCGGACACCACCTGCGGCGAAATCGACTGCGACGGCATGAACTGCACGGTACGCGTCTATTGGGACGACAGCCGCGCCGCCGGCGGCAGTGACGCGCAGGTATTCGAAACCTCCAGCCGGCTGTGA
- a CDS encoding PilW family protein, with amino-acid sequence MTNKRVNSQAGLTLIELMIAMALGLLLLLAVTTIFLSQRQAYRVNEGLAHMQDSTRVAFELMAREIREAGGNACGTRLVANVLNDADGSVWHDWERGGVEGFDGETVLPGLTTGTGTEERVSGTDALILRSASLHEGVIITDHHTTSAQFKVNTTAHGFIPGDIVMVCDYRQAAILQITNANASSRTIVHNTGAGTPGNCSKGLGFPTDCGSVIGNEYSFEGNGFMNRLTVTAWYVGNNARGGRSLYRIVNGGAPQEIAEGVADLQLSYLTRTGSVPADDYVDADAIDGWENDASAQVIGVRVVLQVESRERVGVDAERLNRPLVHAVSLRHREIVQ; translated from the coding sequence ATGACAAACAAGCGCGTCAATTCCCAGGCGGGTCTGACCCTGATCGAGCTGATGATCGCAATGGCGCTCGGCTTGCTGCTGCTGCTCGCCGTCACCACCATCTTCCTGTCGCAGCGCCAGGCCTACCGGGTCAATGAAGGGCTGGCCCACATGCAGGACAGCACCCGGGTAGCCTTCGAACTGATGGCCCGCGAAATTCGCGAGGCCGGGGGCAATGCCTGCGGCACGCGGCTCGTCGCCAACGTCCTCAACGATGCCGACGGCTCGGTCTGGCACGACTGGGAGCGTGGCGGCGTCGAGGGCTTCGACGGCGAGACCGTGCTGCCCGGCCTGACCACCGGCACCGGCACCGAAGAGCGCGTGAGCGGCACCGACGCGCTGATCCTGCGCAGCGCCTCGCTCCACGAAGGCGTGATCATCACCGACCACCACACCACCTCCGCGCAGTTCAAGGTCAACACCACGGCGCACGGCTTCATTCCGGGCGACATCGTGATGGTGTGCGACTACCGCCAGGCGGCCATCCTGCAGATCACCAATGCCAACGCAAGCAGCCGCACCATCGTCCACAACACGGGCGCTGGCACGCCGGGCAACTGCAGCAAGGGCCTCGGCTTCCCCACCGACTGCGGATCGGTGATCGGCAACGAATACAGCTTCGAAGGCAACGGGTTCATGAACCGCCTCACGGTGACGGCCTGGTACGTCGGCAACAACGCGCGCGGCGGGCGTTCGCTGTACCGCATCGTCAACGGCGGCGCGCCGCAGGAAATCGCCGAGGGCGTGGCCGACCTGCAACTGAGCTACCTCACCCGCACCGGCAGCGTCCCTGCGGACGACTATGTCGATGCGGATGCGATCGACGGCTGGGAGAACGACGCCTCCGCACAGGTCATCGGTGTGCGCGTCGTCCTCCAGGTTGAATCGCGCGAGCGGGTCGGCGTCGATGCGGAGCGGCTGAACCGTCCGCTGGTACACGCCGTCAGCCTGCGCCACCGGGAAATCGTGCAATGA
- a CDS encoding pilus assembly PilX family protein, translating to MKTPSAFAPQRGAALIVALLLLVVMTLLGLSGVRMVMLEERMTANAHDRGLAFQAAEAALRVGEAVAQSQAAAIPPNLLFPDGGEWSDSDDNCAASPCANGLCAQPDKDCPARWLDDGFDGWVDAGELDLGPLGTSPQYFVEFLGGNFPCDIDDPTAGATDCNRYRVTARSHGDDDRAIVILQSIYATE from the coding sequence ATGAAAACGCCCTCTGCCTTCGCGCCCCAACGCGGCGCCGCGCTGATCGTCGCGCTGTTGCTTCTGGTGGTCATGACGCTGCTGGGGCTGTCCGGGGTGCGCATGGTCATGCTCGAAGAGCGCATGACCGCCAACGCCCACGACCGCGGCCTGGCGTTCCAGGCGGCAGAAGCGGCGCTGCGCGTGGGCGAAGCGGTGGCCCAATCGCAGGCGGCCGCGATTCCCCCGAACCTGCTCTTTCCCGATGGCGGCGAATGGTCGGACAGTGACGACAACTGCGCGGCGTCCCCCTGCGCCAATGGCCTTTGCGCCCAGCCGGACAAGGACTGCCCCGCACGCTGGCTGGACGACGGCTTCGACGGCTGGGTGGATGCCGGCGAACTCGACCTCGGCCCGCTCGGAACCAGCCCGCAGTATTTCGTCGAGTTCCTCGGCGGCAACTTCCCCTGCGACATCGACGACCCGACCGCTGGGGCAACGGATTGCAACCGCTACCGGGTCACGGCACGCAGCCATGGCGACGACGACCGCGCCATCGTGATCCTGCAATCGATCTACGCCACAGAATGA
- a CDS encoding pilus assembly protein codes for MNFPRPLAALALTLAAATLPASAGIALPEAPLITSQAATPLSMLVVGRDHTLYYEAYNDASDIDGDGTLDTRFKPAITYYGLFDSQVCYSYSGNGASAVFEPQAAADSLGRCKHKRWSGNWLNYVTTSRIDALRKVFYGGYREVDTATETILRRAYIPQDAHSWAKEYTSEAVDGYKISDYTPLDEPTASRRHFFGNLTATVGVNCATLSSCSDLPPLLRFIKNSDRRVWAWASTERPVLHATSHGGQSRTDYTVRVKVCTEDFPTGCKRYPAGNLKPTGLLHEYGEGDAMFFGLLTGSYNKNTSGGVLRKAVSSFKSEIDGNNGVFRSNATIVRALDSLRIRDFNNGRSDDTYRSGWVTTRAMNEGEFVDWGNPVGEMMYETLRYFAGKKSATSAFATSGGYDAQVGLDVASWDDPYEAGSAASARWCARPSMLVVSGINPSFDSDQVPGSAFSAFSGTLGSLNVADIAQEITAHEAGIAGQRFIGQVGTTYDGAPTAKTVTTLGNIRGLAPDEPTKQGSYYSASVAHYGKSHSVRSDLNGSQTVDTYAVVLSSPLPRIEAKTTSGKTITLVPFAKSVGGSSISNTKGAFQPTNQIVDFYVDTIVNSSPHDAAPSVNGGRYFARFRINFEDVEQGADHDMDAIVVYEVAAEANGQLRVKLTPEYQAGGIQHSMGYVISGSDSDGVYLVVQDENIDRTYYLNVPPGQAPGYCDTDSPPAACSKLPYTGGTGAMGYSERLFSPGASTASLLKDPLWYAAKWGGFIDRNGNNRPDLPLEWDADGDGVPDTYFLVQNPLKLRESLKRSFDSIVERSASAGNVTSNGQQLQTTSRVFQSQFNSGTWDGELLAYPITASGVGATPSWRASAELPSSGTRNILTWKNAVTRGIRFEWNQLSATQQTLLGSESVLDYLRGNQSQEVQNAGTLRTRTKLLGDMVHSSPYYVKDTDTVYIGANDGMLHAFNAASGVELFAYIPNLVFGKLASLSSPGYAHTYFVDGDIAVSSRTLTPGRNLLVATAGRGAKGLFALDVTSPGSMAPTAVLWEYGATTDDDLGYMIGRPQLAKLRTGHTVALVGNGYNSVNGRAVLYVFDLASGALLKKLDTEVGGDNAMSTPTAVDTDGDGYTDWVYAGDIKGNVWKFDFSGNAPATWKSAYRSGSTPLPLFSARDASNNAQPITAQLTVAQNTVTSDANYGKTFVFFGTGSYVYSSDPNNMSVQSWYGLIDDGAPISGRGALRQRSIEVLGVVAGFPVRAFSAATTGDMDGMQGWFVDLKDPTARGERIVTRSNLYRFVEPVLIASSLIPDPDPCQAGGSGYINAINPFNGARLLYPPFDLNGDGRFDAADKLDNVVIGSFDPSVGMPGEATIVGDRLIVGGSSGRIADMRVNTGVKRTGRLSWREIIKD; via the coding sequence ATGAACTTCCCCCGCCCCCTCGCCGCGCTCGCCCTGACGCTCGCCGCGGCCACGCTGCCCGCCAGCGCCGGCATCGCGCTGCCCGAAGCGCCGCTGATCACCAGCCAGGCCGCAACGCCGCTCAGCATGCTGGTCGTGGGGCGTGACCACACGCTCTACTACGAGGCCTACAACGACGCCAGCGACATCGACGGCGACGGCACGCTCGATACCCGCTTCAAGCCGGCGATCACCTACTACGGCCTGTTCGACTCCCAGGTGTGCTACAGCTACAGCGGCAACGGCGCGAGCGCGGTCTTCGAACCCCAGGCCGCGGCGGACAGCCTGGGCCGCTGCAAGCACAAGCGCTGGTCGGGCAACTGGCTGAACTATGTCACCACCAGCCGCATCGACGCGCTGCGCAAGGTGTTCTACGGCGGCTATCGCGAGGTCGACACCGCCACCGAAACCATCCTGCGCCGCGCCTACATCCCGCAGGACGCGCACTCCTGGGCCAAGGAGTACACCAGCGAAGCCGTGGATGGCTACAAGATCAGCGACTACACGCCGCTCGACGAACCCACTGCCTCGCGCCGGCACTTCTTCGGCAACCTCACCGCCACCGTCGGCGTCAACTGCGCCACGCTGTCCTCCTGCAGCGACCTGCCGCCGCTGCTGCGCTTCATCAAGAACAGCGACCGCCGGGTCTGGGCCTGGGCCTCGACCGAACGTCCGGTGCTGCATGCCACATCGCACGGCGGCCAGTCACGCACCGACTACACCGTCCGCGTCAAGGTCTGCACCGAGGACTTCCCCACCGGCTGCAAGCGCTACCCGGCCGGCAACCTGAAGCCCACCGGACTGCTGCATGAATACGGCGAAGGCGACGCGATGTTCTTCGGCCTGCTCACCGGCAGCTACAACAAGAACACCTCGGGCGGCGTGCTGCGCAAGGCGGTGTCGTCGTTCAAGAGCGAAATCGACGGCAACAACGGGGTTTTCCGCAGCAATGCCACCATCGTGCGGGCGCTCGACAGCCTGCGCATCCGCGACTTCAACAACGGGCGCAGCGACGACACTTACCGTTCCGGCTGGGTCACGACGCGGGCAATGAACGAGGGCGAGTTTGTCGATTGGGGTAACCCGGTGGGCGAGATGATGTACGAGACCCTGCGTTACTTCGCAGGCAAGAAGAGCGCCACCTCCGCCTTCGCCACCAGTGGTGGCTACGACGCCCAGGTGGGACTGGACGTGGCCAGCTGGGACGACCCCTACGAAGCCGGCAGCGCGGCCAGCGCGCGCTGGTGCGCGCGCCCGAGCATGCTGGTGGTGTCCGGCATCAATCCCTCGTTCGACTCCGACCAGGTGCCGGGCTCCGCCTTCAGTGCGTTTTCCGGCACCCTCGGCAGCCTCAACGTGGCCGACATTGCGCAGGAGATCACCGCGCACGAGGCCGGCATTGCCGGGCAACGCTTCATCGGCCAGGTCGGCACCACCTACGACGGTGCCCCCACCGCAAAGACGGTGACGACGCTGGGCAATATCCGCGGCCTCGCCCCGGATGAGCCGACCAAGCAGGGCAGCTACTACTCCGCCTCGGTGGCCCACTACGGCAAGTCTCACAGCGTGCGCTCCGACCTCAACGGCTCGCAGACGGTGGACACCTACGCGGTGGTGCTCAGCTCGCCGCTGCCGCGCATCGAGGCAAAAACCACCAGCGGCAAGACGATCACGCTGGTGCCGTTCGCCAAGTCGGTCGGCGGCAGCAGCATCTCCAATACCAAGGGCGCCTTCCAGCCCACCAACCAGATCGTCGACTTCTACGTCGACACCATCGTCAATTCCTCCCCGCACGACGCCGCGCCCTCGGTGAACGGCGGTCGCTACTTCGCCCGCTTCCGCATCAACTTCGAGGACGTGGAACAAGGCGCGGACCACGACATGGACGCCATCGTCGTCTACGAAGTCGCCGCCGAAGCCAACGGCCAGCTGCGCGTCAAGCTGACGCCGGAATACCAGGCCGGCGGCATCCAGCACAGCATGGGCTACGTGATTTCCGGCAGCGACAGCGACGGCGTTTACCTGGTCGTGCAGGATGAAAACATCGACCGCACCTACTATCTCAATGTGCCGCCGGGGCAGGCCCCGGGCTACTGCGACACCGACTCGCCGCCGGCCGCGTGCAGCAAGCTGCCCTACACCGGCGGCACCGGAGCCATGGGCTATAGCGAACGCCTCTTCAGCCCCGGGGCCTCCACGGCCAGCCTGCTGAAGGATCCGCTGTGGTACGCCGCCAAGTGGGGCGGCTTCATCGACCGCAACGGCAACAACCGCCCCGACCTTCCGCTGGAATGGGATGCGGACGGCGACGGCGTGCCCGACACCTACTTCCTCGTGCAGAACCCGCTGAAGCTGCGGGAGTCGCTCAAGCGCAGCTTCGACTCCATCGTCGAGCGCAGCGCCAGCGCCGGCAACGTCACCTCCAACGGCCAGCAGTTGCAGACCACCAGCCGGGTCTTCCAGTCCCAGTTCAACAGCGGCACCTGGGACGGCGAACTGCTCGCGTACCCGATCACCGCGTCGGGGGTGGGCGCAACGCCGTCCTGGCGCGCCTCGGCCGAACTGCCCTCGTCCGGCACCCGCAACATCCTGACCTGGAAGAACGCCGTCACGCGGGGCATCCGCTTCGAGTGGAACCAGCTGTCCGCGACCCAGCAGACGCTGCTCGGCAGCGAGTCGGTGCTCGACTACCTGCGCGGCAACCAGTCGCAGGAAGTGCAGAACGCCGGCACCCTGCGCACCCGCACCAAGCTCCTCGGCGACATGGTTCATTCCTCGCCCTACTACGTGAAGGACACCGACACGGTCTACATCGGCGCCAACGACGGCATGCTGCACGCCTTCAACGCCGCAAGCGGCGTCGAGCTGTTCGCCTACATCCCCAACCTGGTGTTCGGCAAGCTCGCCAGCCTCAGTTCGCCCGGGTATGCGCACACCTATTTCGTGGATGGCGATATCGCGGTGTCCTCGCGCACGCTGACTCCGGGCAGGAATCTGCTGGTGGCCACCGCCGGCCGCGGCGCCAAGGGGCTCTTCGCGCTCGACGTGACGTCGCCGGGCAGCATGGCGCCCACCGCAGTGCTGTGGGAGTACGGCGCCACGACCGACGACGACCTCGGCTACATGATCGGGCGGCCGCAACTGGCCAAGCTGCGCACCGGCCACACGGTCGCGCTGGTCGGCAACGGCTACAACAGCGTCAATGGCCGTGCGGTGCTCTACGTCTTCGACCTCGCCAGCGGTGCGCTGCTAAAGAAGCTCGATACCGAAGTCGGCGGCGACAACGCCATGTCCACGCCCACTGCGGTGGACACCGACGGCGACGGCTATACCGACTGGGTCTATGCCGGAGACATCAAGGGCAACGTGTGGAAGTTCGACTTCAGCGGCAACGCCCCCGCCACCTGGAAATCCGCCTACCGGAGCGGCAGCACGCCGCTACCGCTGTTCTCCGCACGCGACGCCAGCAACAACGCGCAGCCGATCACGGCGCAGCTCACCGTCGCGCAGAACACCGTGACCAGCGACGCCAACTACGGCAAGACCTTCGTCTTCTTCGGCACCGGCAGCTACGTTTATTCCAGCGATCCCAACAACATGAGCGTGCAGAGCTGGTACGGGCTCATCGACGATGGCGCCCCGATCAGCGGCCGCGGAGCGCTCCGGCAGCGATCGATCGAGGTGCTGGGCGTGGTCGCGGGCTTTCCGGTGCGCGCCTTCTCGGCCGCCACCACTGGCGACATGGATGGCATGCAGGGCTGGTTCGTCGACCTCAAGGACCCGACCGCGCGTGGCGAGCGCATCGTCACCCGCTCCAACCTCTACCGCTTCGTGGAACCGGTGCTGATCGCCTCCAGCCTGATCCCGGACCCCGACCCCTGCCAGGCGGGTGGCAGCGGCTACATCAACGCGATCAACCCGTTCAACGGTGCCCGTCTGCTGTATCCGCCCTTCGACCTCAACGGCGACGGCCGCTTCGACGCCGCGGACAAGCTCGACAACGTGGTCATCGGCTCCTTCGATCCGTCCGTCGGCATGCCCGGCGAGGCCACCATCGTCGGCGACCGGCTGATCGTCGGCGGCTCCAGCGGCAGGATCGCGGACATGCGCGTCAATACCGGCGTCAAGCGCACCGGCCGGCTCTCCTGGCGCGAGATCATCAAGGATTAA
- a CDS encoding type IV pilin protein translates to MKSTQRAFSLVELMIVVAVIGILAAIAYPNYQDYLIKARRATATGCLMELAQFLERHYTTHMSYTDAVLPETACRTELGGFYTFGYSQDLTATTYALEAVPQGAQTADSHCGTLGINQSGARSASGSAGVTACW, encoded by the coding sequence ATGAAAAGCACCCAACGCGCGTTCAGCCTCGTCGAGCTGATGATCGTCGTCGCGGTTATCGGCATCCTCGCCGCAATCGCGTATCCCAACTATCAGGACTATCTGATCAAGGCGCGCCGGGCTACCGCCACCGGATGCCTGATGGAACTCGCGCAGTTCCTCGAGCGCCACTACACCACCCACATGAGCTACACCGACGCGGTATTGCCCGAAACGGCCTGCCGAACGGAGCTGGGCGGTTTTTATACCTTCGGCTATTCGCAGGACCTCACGGCCACAACCTATGCGCTGGAGGCGGTACCGCAAGGGGCGCAGACGGCCGACAGCCACTGCGGCACGCTCGGGATCAACCAGTCCGGCGCCCGCTCGGCGAGCGGATCGGCGGGGGTCACCGCGTGCTGGTAA
- a CDS encoding sulfurtransferase TusA family protein: protein MEYDKEVDARGLNCPLPILRTKKALAEMQPGQVIRVLATDPGSVRDFQAFAKQTGNDLLQQGEGPDKTFEFFLKRK from the coding sequence ATGGAATACGACAAGGAAGTGGATGCGCGCGGCTTGAATTGTCCGTTGCCCATCCTGCGTACCAAGAAGGCGCTGGCCGAGATGCAGCCGGGACAGGTGATCCGCGTGCTGGCGACCGACCCCGGGTCGGTACGGGATTTCCAGGCCTTCGCCAAGCAGACCGGCAACGATCTGCTGCAGCAGGGCGAAGGGCCGGACAAGACGTTCGAGTTCTTCCTCAAGCGCAAGTAA
- a CDS encoding M48 family metalloprotease, which translates to MMRRPLALLLSLALAFPVPAADLPDLGDVTASDLSPATERRIGEQVIREIRQDPAYLDDPEVEEYVNRLGRRLAGASQNPQHDFEFFVVKDSTLNAFALPGGYIGVHTGLLLAAESESELASVLGHEIAHVTQRHIAQLVGKQSQSSMMMLASLLVAVLAAKSNSQVSEAAIAAGQAGALQSQLGYSRDFERDADRVGLQTLEAAGFDVRGMPSFFERLQRNGRLYENNAPAYLRTHPLTTERIADMENRATSMRYRQVPDSPDFGYVRARLRADAGLPTDAVRELEGRVAQFPNDTAALYGLARAQLRAGRLAEAATHLERLRKLAEPSPFIETLTAELALARKDGAGAVRTLENAQARFPTSSSLRYAIADARIRAGQAPAAAAGLRQALLGRGDDPRLWGLLSRANAEMGKRTAQHRAQAEVYALRGTLPAAIEQLEIARKAADGDFYELSAVDARLRELKARWQEERRERQGERN; encoded by the coding sequence ATGATGCGCCGACCTCTTGCCCTGCTGCTCAGCCTTGCGCTGGCCTTCCCTGTCCCTGCGGCCGACCTGCCCGACCTGGGGGACGTCACCGCGTCCGACCTGTCGCCCGCGACGGAGCGCCGCATCGGCGAACAGGTCATCCGCGAGATCCGCCAGGATCCGGCGTATCTGGACGACCCCGAGGTCGAGGAGTACGTCAATCGGCTGGGACGCAGGCTCGCCGGCGCGAGCCAGAATCCCCAGCACGACTTCGAGTTCTTCGTGGTCAAGGATTCCACCCTCAACGCCTTCGCGCTGCCGGGCGGGTACATCGGCGTGCACACCGGGCTGCTGCTGGCCGCCGAGAGCGAATCCGAACTGGCCTCGGTGCTTGGCCACGAAATCGCCCACGTCACCCAGCGCCACATTGCCCAACTGGTGGGCAAGCAGAGCCAGAGCAGCATGATGATGCTGGCCTCGCTGCTGGTGGCGGTGCTTGCCGCGAAGAGCAATTCGCAGGTGAGCGAGGCCGCGATCGCGGCCGGGCAGGCGGGTGCGCTGCAGTCGCAGCTCGGTTATTCGCGCGATTTCGAACGCGATGCGGACCGCGTCGGGCTGCAGACGCTGGAGGCCGCCGGGTTCGATGTCCGCGGCATGCCGAGCTTCTTCGAGCGCCTGCAGCGCAACGGCAGGCTCTACGAGAACAACGCCCCGGCTTATCTGCGCACCCATCCGCTGACCACCGAGCGCATTGCCGACATGGAAAACCGCGCGACGTCGATGCGTTACCGGCAGGTGCCCGATTCGCCCGATTTCGGTTATGTGCGCGCCCGACTGCGCGCCGATGCCGGGCTGCCGACCGATGCGGTACGCGAGCTTGAGGGCCGTGTCGCGCAGTTCCCCAACGACACCGCGGCGCTGTACGGCCTGGCGCGGGCCCAGTTGCGTGCCGGCCGGCTGGCCGAGGCGGCGACCCATCTCGAGCGGCTGCGCAAGCTGGCCGAACCCTCGCCCTTCATCGAAACCCTGACGGCCGAGCTTGCGCTGGCGCGCAAGGATGGCGCGGGTGCCGTCCGGACGCTGGAGAACGCTCAGGCCCGCTTCCCCACCAGCAGCAGCCTGCGCTACGCGATCGCCGACGCGCGCATCCGGGCGGGGCAGGCGCCCGCCGCGGCGGCCGGATTGCGGCAGGCCCTGCTGGGGCGCGGCGACGATCCGCGGCTGTGGGGCCTGCTGTCGCGTGCAAACGCCGAGATGGGCAAGCGCACCGCGCAGCATCGCGCCCAAGCCGAGGTTTATGCGCTGCGCGGTACCTTGCCGGCGGCGATCGAACAGTTGGAGATCGCGCGCAAGGCAGCCGATGGCGATTTCTACGAACTGTCCGCGGTGGATGCCCGCCTGCGCGAACTCAAGGCGCGCTGGCAGGAGGAGCGCCGCGAGCGCCAGGGCGAGCGCAACTAG
- the moaC gene encoding cyclic pyranopterin monophosphate synthase MoaC gives MSQSRHPAAAPAQALTHFDAEGQAHMVDVGDKAETRRVARATGRITMLPATFAMVQAGTAKKGDVLGIARIAAIQASKRTAELIPLCHPIPLTRVAVEFETDADACAIQCTVTAETVGRTGVEMEALTALNVALLTIYDMCKAVDRGMRMDGIQLLEKLGGKSGHWVAPA, from the coding sequence ATGAGCCAATCCCGACACCCCGCCGCCGCGCCGGCGCAGGCCCTTACCCACTTCGACGCCGAGGGCCAGGCCCACATGGTGGACGTGGGCGACAAGGCCGAAACCCGCCGCGTCGCGCGCGCCACTGGCCGTATCACGATGCTTCCCGCCACCTTCGCGATGGTCCAGGCGGGCACCGCAAAGAAGGGCGACGTGCTCGGCATCGCCCGCATCGCCGCCATCCAGGCCTCCAAGCGCACCGCTGAGCTGATTCCGCTGTGCCACCCGATTCCGCTGACGCGGGTCGCGGTGGAGTTCGAAACGGATGCGGACGCCTGCGCGATCCAGTGCACCGTCACCGCCGAAACCGTCGGTCGCACGGGCGTGGAAATGGAAGCCCTGACGGCCCTCAACGTTGCGCTGCTGACGATCTACGACATGTGCAAGGCGGTCGATCGCGGCATGCGCATGGACGGTATCCAGCTCCTCGAAAAGCTCGGCGGAAAGTCCGGGCACTGGGTGGCGCCGGCCTGA
- a CDS encoding Nif11-like leader peptide family natural product precursor translates to MAIKDIKAFSDKARSDAALGEQLKACQKLKELLALARDSGFPLDEVELYPPNEPQFTEDQLSERLCKALLRV, encoded by the coding sequence ATGGCAATCAAGGACATCAAGGCCTTCTCCGACAAGGCCCGCAGCGACGCTGCCCTCGGCGAACAACTGAAGGCGTGTCAGAAGCTGAAGGAACTGCTCGCGCTGGCGCGCGACAGCGGTTTCCCGCTCGACGAAGTCGAACTGTATCCGCCCAACGAGCCGCAATTCACCGAGGACCAGCTCTCCGAGCGCCTCTGCAAGGCCCTGCTGCGCGTCTGA
- a CDS encoding phosphate ABC transporter ATP-binding protein has product MARPGAMFPLRIQGLEVAPGGRKLLHGVELELGGEGITLVLGPNGAGKSVLLRTLCGLVQPSAGRIEWDGRSSPGDGVMMVFQQPMMLRASVLDNVALGLKPQGLGRRERRLRAQAVLERIGLGERAGDSARRLSGGEQQRVALARAWLTKPRLLLLDEPTASLDPSATAEVERIIREIRTDGTRIVMVTHNLGQATRLGDDIVFLAGGRVCEHAPAQRFFARPRSTEAKLFIQGELPWTMAF; this is encoded by the coding sequence ATGGCTAGGCCCGGCGCGATGTTCCCGCTACGCATCCAGGGGCTGGAAGTGGCGCCCGGCGGCCGCAAGCTGCTTCACGGCGTGGAGCTGGAGCTGGGAGGCGAGGGGATCACGCTGGTGCTCGGCCCCAACGGTGCCGGCAAGAGCGTACTGCTGCGCACGCTGTGCGGCCTGGTGCAGCCGAGTGCGGGCCGCATCGAATGGGACGGCCGCAGCAGCCCGGGCGACGGCGTGATGATGGTGTTCCAGCAGCCGATGATGCTGCGCGCCTCCGTGCTCGACAACGTGGCGCTCGGCCTCAAGCCGCAAGGGCTGGGGCGGCGCGAGCGGCGGCTGCGGGCACAGGCGGTGCTGGAGCGGATCGGTCTGGGTGAGCGCGCTGGCGACAGCGCGCGCCGGCTGTCCGGGGGGGAACAGCAGCGCGTGGCACTTGCGCGCGCCTGGCTGACCAAGCCGCGCCTGCTGCTGCTGGACGAACCCACGGCCAGCCTCGATCCGTCCGCCACTGCGGAGGTGGAGCGGATCATCCGCGAGATCCGTACCGATGGCACCCGTATCGTGATGGTGACCCATAACCTCGGGCAGGCGACCCGCCTGGGTGACGACATCGTGTTTCTGGCGGGAGGCCGGGTGTGCGAACACGCGCCGGCGCAACGCTTTTTTGCCCGCCCCCGGTCGACGGAGGCAAAGCTGTTCATCCAGGGCGAACTGCCGTGGACGATGGCGTTTTGA